The following are encoded in a window of Spiroplasma tabanidicola genomic DNA:
- a CDS encoding FMN-dependent NADH-azoreductase, whose translation MANKVLVISGTASPKDKSFSIALQNKFVEEYKKLNSDDEFIYLDLNDEKMAQITLSRDNMKDFFNQEDALNYIEQLKSVNKVIIASPMNNFAVSAMIKNYLDHILLANQTFSYKYSKKGDAKGLLDHLSVQVLTTQGAPIGWYPFGDHTNYLKGTWEFVGAKVNHPICFAGTKLEPVVSMDPNQAILQVESEIIKAAKSF comes from the coding sequence ATGGCAAATAAAGTATTAGTAATTTCAGGAACAGCTAGTCCTAAAGACAAGTCTTTTTCTATAGCTTTACAAAATAAATTTGTAGAAGAATATAAAAAATTAAATAGTGATGATGAGTTTATTTATCTTGATTTAAATGATGAAAAAATGGCACAAATTACTCTTTCAAGAGATAATATGAAAGATTTTTTCAACCAAGAAGATGCGCTAAATTATATTGAACAATTAAAAAGCGTAAATAAAGTAATTATTGCAAGTCCCATGAATAATTTTGCAGTAAGTGCAATGATAAAAAACTATTTAGATCACATTTTATTAGCAAATCAAACATTTTCATATAAATACTCTAAAAAAGGAGATGCTAAAGGTCTTTTAGATCATTTATCAGTTCAAGTTTTAACAACTCAAGGAGCACCAATTGGATGATATCCATTTGGAGATCATACTAATTATTTAAAAGGTACATGAGAATTTGTTGGAGCTAAAGTAAATCATCCAATTTGCTTTGCTGGAACTAAATTAGAACCAGTTGTAAGTATGGATCCAAATCAAGCCATATTGCAAGTTGAATCTGAAATCATAAAAGCTGCAAAAAGTTTTTAA
- a CDS encoding GMP reductase, producing MYAFDYDDIQLIPGLCTVKSRSECDTSIKLGKYTFKMPVVPANMASIINEEICTLLAEQNYFYIMHRFNVDSFEFTKNMHSKDLIASISVGVKDNDYKLIERFKKENVIPEFITIDIAHGHSISVKNMIEHIRNNLNDETFIIAGNVGTPHAVKDLEYWGADATKVGVGPGKVCITKLKTGFGTGGWQLGAIKWCSKAANKPIIADGGLRVNGDIAKSIRFGATMCMVGSLFAAHIESPGKEVTVNNILYKEYYGSASEYNKGEKRYVEGKKELIQIRGNLMETYREMQEDLQSSISYSGGNKTKDIKKVDYVILKTSNF from the coding sequence ATGTACGCATTTGATTATGATGATATTCAACTAATTCCAGGTTTATGCACAGTTAAATCAAGAAGTGAGTGTGACACAAGCATCAAACTTGGAAAATATACCTTTAAAATGCCAGTTGTTCCTGCAAATATGGCAAGTATTATTAATGAAGAAATTTGTACTCTATTAGCAGAACAAAACTACTTTTATATAATGCATCGTTTTAATGTTGATTCTTTTGAGTTTACAAAAAATATGCATTCAAAAGACTTAATTGCATCAATTAGTGTTGGAGTTAAAGATAATGACTATAAATTAATTGAAAGATTTAAAAAAGAAAATGTTATACCAGAATTCATAACTATTGATATAGCTCATGGTCATTCAATAAGTGTCAAAAATATGATAGAACACATTAGAAATAATTTAAATGATGAAACTTTTATTATCGCTGGAAATGTAGGAACTCCACATGCTGTTAAAGATCTTGAATATTGAGGAGCTGATGCTACAAAAGTTGGAGTTGGTCCTGGAAAAGTATGTATTACCAAGTTAAAAACTGGTTTTGGAACTGGTGGATGACAATTAGGAGCAATAAAATGATGTAGTAAAGCTGCAAATAAACCAATTATTGCTGATGGTGGATTGAGAGTTAATGGAGATATTGCAAAATCAATAAGATTTGGAGCAACTATGTGTATGGTTGGTAGTTTATTTGCAGCTCATATTGAATCACCTGGTAAAGAAGTTACTGTAAATAATATTCTATATAAAGAATATTATGGTAGTGCTAGTGAATATAATAAAGGTGAAAAAAGATATGTTGAAGGTAAAAAAGAATTAATTCAAATTAGAGGAAATTTAATGGAAACATATCGTGAAATGCAAGAAGATTTACAATCTTCAATATCTTATTCTGGAGGAAATAAAACAAAAGACATTAAAAAAGTTGACTATGTTATCTTAAAAACAAGTAATTTTTAA